The following proteins are encoded in a genomic region of Oncorhynchus kisutch isolate 150728-3 linkage group LG4, Okis_V2, whole genome shotgun sequence:
- the LOC109890002 gene encoding cyclin-dependent kinase 1-like isoform X1, producing the protein MCHIFSYKETMDDYVKIEKIGEGTYGVVYKGRHKTTGQVVAMKKIRLESEEEGVPSTAVREISLLKELAHPNVVQLLDVLMQESRLYLIFEFLSMDLKKYLDSIPSGQYMDPMLVKSYLYQILEGILFCHCRRVLHRDLKPQNLLIDNKGVIKLADFGLARAFGVPVRVYTHEVVTLWYRAPEVLLGAPRYSTPVDVWSIGTIFAELATKKPLFHGDSEIDQLFRIFRTLGTPNNDIWPEVESLPDYKNTFPKWKSGNLSSMVKNLDKKGIDLLAKTLIYDPPKRISARQAMSHPYFDDLDKTTLPASTVKM; encoded by the exons ATGTGTCACATTTTTAGTTACAAG GAAACAATGGACGATTACGTGAAAATAGAGAAAATCGGAGAGG GTACCTATGGGGTTGTGTATAAAGGCAGACACAAGACGACAGGCCAGGTGGTGGCAATGAAGAAGATTCGTCtggagagtgaggaggagggagtgCCAAGCACTgctgttagagagatctctctTCTCAAAGAGCTAGCGCACCCTAATGTTGTACA GCTTCTAGATGTGCTGATGCAGGAGTCCAGACTGTACCTCATCTTTGAGTTCCTGTCCATGGACCTGAAGAAATACCTAGACTCTATCCCCTCGGGCCAGTACATGGACCCCATGCTTGTGAAG AGCTATCTGTACCAGATCTTGGAAGGCATCCTGTTCTGCCACTGTAGAAGGGTCCTCCACAGAGACCTGAAACCTCAGAACCTGCTGATTGACAACAAGGGAGTGATTAAGCTGGCAGACTTTGGGTTGGCCAGGGCTTTCGGGGTGCCAGTCCGGGTATATACCCACGAG GTTGTGACACTGTGGTACAGGGCTCCTGAGGTGCTGCTGGGGGCCCCACGGTACTCCACCCCTGTGGATGTCTGGAGTATTGGGACCATCTTTGCAGAGTtggctacaaagaaaccactttTCCACGGAGACTCAGAGATAGACCAGCTTTTCAGGATCTTCAG GACCCTTGGTACTCCCAACAATGACATCTGGCCAGAGGTTGAGTCTCTGCCTGACTACAAGAACACGTTCCCCAAGTGGAAGTCTGGGAACCTGTCTTCCATGGTGAAGAACCTGGACAAGAAAGGCATTGATCTGCTCGCT AAAACACTAATCTATGACCCACCCAAGAGGATCTCTGCCAGACAGGCAATGAGCCATCCATACTTTGACGACCTGGACAAAACCACTCTACCTGCCAGCACGGTCAAGATGTAA
- the LOC109890002 gene encoding cyclin-dependent kinase 1-like isoform X2, whose protein sequence is MDDYVKIEKIGEGTYGVVYKGRHKTTGQVVAMKKIRLESEEEGVPSTAVREISLLKELAHPNVVQLLDVLMQESRLYLIFEFLSMDLKKYLDSIPSGQYMDPMLVKSYLYQILEGILFCHCRRVLHRDLKPQNLLIDNKGVIKLADFGLARAFGVPVRVYTHEVVTLWYRAPEVLLGAPRYSTPVDVWSIGTIFAELATKKPLFHGDSEIDQLFRIFRTLGTPNNDIWPEVESLPDYKNTFPKWKSGNLSSMVKNLDKKGIDLLAKTLIYDPPKRISARQAMSHPYFDDLDKTTLPASTVKM, encoded by the exons ATGGACGATTACGTGAAAATAGAGAAAATCGGAGAGG GTACCTATGGGGTTGTGTATAAAGGCAGACACAAGACGACAGGCCAGGTGGTGGCAATGAAGAAGATTCGTCtggagagtgaggaggagggagtgCCAAGCACTgctgttagagagatctctctTCTCAAAGAGCTAGCGCACCCTAATGTTGTACA GCTTCTAGATGTGCTGATGCAGGAGTCCAGACTGTACCTCATCTTTGAGTTCCTGTCCATGGACCTGAAGAAATACCTAGACTCTATCCCCTCGGGCCAGTACATGGACCCCATGCTTGTGAAG AGCTATCTGTACCAGATCTTGGAAGGCATCCTGTTCTGCCACTGTAGAAGGGTCCTCCACAGAGACCTGAAACCTCAGAACCTGCTGATTGACAACAAGGGAGTGATTAAGCTGGCAGACTTTGGGTTGGCCAGGGCTTTCGGGGTGCCAGTCCGGGTATATACCCACGAG GTTGTGACACTGTGGTACAGGGCTCCTGAGGTGCTGCTGGGGGCCCCACGGTACTCCACCCCTGTGGATGTCTGGAGTATTGGGACCATCTTTGCAGAGTtggctacaaagaaaccactttTCCACGGAGACTCAGAGATAGACCAGCTTTTCAGGATCTTCAG GACCCTTGGTACTCCCAACAATGACATCTGGCCAGAGGTTGAGTCTCTGCCTGACTACAAGAACACGTTCCCCAAGTGGAAGTCTGGGAACCTGTCTTCCATGGTGAAGAACCTGGACAAGAAAGGCATTGATCTGCTCGCT AAAACACTAATCTATGACCCACCCAAGAGGATCTCTGCCAGACAGGCAATGAGCCATCCATACTTTGACGACCTGGACAAAACCACTCTACCTGCCAGCACGGTCAAGATGTAA